From Rissa tridactyla isolate bRisTri1 chromosome 10, bRisTri1.patW.cur.20221130, whole genome shotgun sequence:
AAGCACCCGAGGGAGCCAGGCCCTTAGTAAGGCGTGAGAGCAGCAAGCTTCTCCCAGAGGAGTGACAGCAGACACGTGACCCTGGCACTCCTCCTCACCCTTTCTTGGGCAGAGGATGATCCTTTCTCAGCCCTCCAGGACCCTTCTCAGAGCCTGATGTCACCCTGCCCAGCAGTTATCCTATACCACCCCTTTGGAGGCACAGGAAGGAGGTGATGGAGTTCTGCCTGGTTCTGCATGAAGCAGTTGCTGCTTCTTGTCTCCCGCTCCTCTTGGAGTTCTCACCCTAGAGGCAAAAGAAATTCAGCAAAAAATGCTTTCCTATGTTTGCCAAGCCAGGTTAGCTTTCTCACCACTGGGAAGCATCTGTAGCCGGCGCGTTTTAGTGTTGGTGGTGTCGGGAGCTGAGCAACAGCATGccgctggcagcagcagcctgctggcGTCAGAAGCCCAGCCTTGTGAACCACAGCCACGTTTGCCACTGCGAGGGGCTCTTCCCATCCcctctgcagccagaggtgcTGCGGCGTCCCCGGGAGACCCAGTGTGTGTAGCAGCTTGCGGGTGGCACTGCTGTCCTCCCACACTCTTTCAAGCTCTCTGGGGCTGATGCTGAGCCCTGCTCAGCGTCTTGGTCTCCAGGTTGTTTTGGGCCCCTCTGCTGCGGGTGGTGGGAGTTGCCTGTGCCAGGCAGCCAGGCTGGACTCAGAGCTCGGCCTTTTTGCTTGCCTTTGGTGGCTCTTGGTTAAAAGGGTGGGTTGGCCTGAAGATAAAGGGTTTGAGCTCAGCGCCTGTCATGGGGCTGGCTTTGCTAGAGCTGAGGGCAGGGCAGGACTGCTTTGCTCTCTGGGCTTCCTTGCAGTTTGTGGCTACGACTCCATGTTTGTGGCTACTTGTTGCCCTGAGTGTTTCTAGAACACAAAcgccctgcagagctgccagcatCCTCCCTCCAACCGAGAGCTTCCCTTGGAGGTGCCTCCTGTTCCCGGCCATACACGAGCAGAGCTGTGGGGTCTGCACTTTGTACAAGGGTGAGGGCAGGACAGGCTATTCCTGAGGGCATGGGGAACTCCAGAGGGAGAGGTAGACTCAGCGGAGCTGGGCTAGACCAAGATGCCCTGTGTCCTCAGatgggagcagggctgtgggatggggtGTGAATCGGTGCACCAGGACCTGCTACTGGCACCTGGGGATGGGTGGGATCCATGCAGCTGGATGTACTCTCCTGCAGCAAACCCCAGCAGACCGGTGAACGCTACTGGGGTGAGGGCAAGGGAAAAAgcttcccagctccctgcttttGCCACCTTCACGGAGGCACCTCGAGCAGGACTGTCTTCAGCAGGTTGTTCGAGCTCCTCTATGGAAGCCGTAACACCGGAGGGTGAAACTGAGACCAGCCCTTGGGCCAGGAGCTCCCAGACCCTGTCAGGGAGCTGGCTCTTCCTGGGAGGGCAAGTCTAAGGCGGTAGGGGGGAgcaccctgcccgccctgccctctcCCCGGGGCAGGCAGAGTAGAGGTGTCCTGTTTCCAGGCCAGGCCCCGCTGGCACTGTCTGTAAACCGGTGGAGAGATGAATATGCAAGGTGCAGTCATGCTGGTTAAGCTCCCAGCTGGTGGGCGGGAGGGGGAGGAACTCTCTTCTTGCCAGGGAGCTCTGCTCTCATCTGTCACGGGAGACTGTCCCAGgcctgctcctgcttctcccctttcttccttcttaggGCGTTACTCGCTCCCGTTCCCGCCCTCTTACATGGGACACTGTTTGACTGAAATAGCTGCCGCCCCAAGCTGTGGGGCGGGCTGCCCCAGTTGACCCTGGAGGCTCGATTTTGCAGACTGGGGCCTCCCCATGTCCTCGCCCTCGGCTCTGCCTCTGGGTGTTCTTAGCGCCGGCGGCTCCTCTGGGCCAGTGTTGCTGTAGTGGGAGCCATGAGCATGACAATTGCTTTCCAGGTTTTTAATGAGTGCCACATACGGAAGACCCCTGGTTGTATCTTGGGAGCTCTGACAAGCCCATGCTTTTGGCAGTAAGCGTTGTAACAGCTGTGATGAGGTAGGTTTCCTCACTGAGCTCTGCATGGGGCTTCCCATAAAAGCTGCAGTGGAGGTCGTGTCAGGGCACCAGCCCTGGGAGGGTCTGGCGCTGGGGCAGAGAGCAGATCCTGATGTTGTTCGGCCTTCTccacctgctcctcctgccacGTTTGCTCTCTCCTCTCTTTAGGCCACTAGTTCCTTGCCAGAGAGTTTGACCACAGAGAGTCGCCAAGATAGCTGGGCCAGGAAGAAAACGTCGCACCCCTGACCCAGACTCCATTACCGACCCCGGTGGGCCGTTTGTGTCCTCCAAACGGCAGAAAATGTCCAGCAGCACCAATGCCCCTGGCCAGAGGAGAGTGTCTCGGGGCTTGGATGATGCCGCCAACAAGAAGAAGCAGAAGGATCGAGCCAACCAGGAGAGCAAGGAAGGTGAGAGCCCCTCGGCAGCGCTGTGGCGAGCAGGCCTGTGGTTTCTCGGCCCTGCAGGGTGGGAGCCTTGCAGCCATCTGCTGCAGGATAAGCAGATTTAACTAATCGCTTCCTGCAGCTGATGGTAAACCGTATGATGTGGGATCCTCTTCGACAGAGTGTCCTCCCTGGACCTGTAACCTCCTTCCTTCGCGCGCTACTTAGCCCCAGCTATGTGAGGAAGGTCGAACCTGTGGCTTTGTTACCTTGAGCCTGGAGTTGGCCTCAGTGGTTGTTTCTAGACTCTGCTTTTGGCTGAGGCAGAGCTGCCCTGATCCAGAGGCAGTGGGACTGAAGCCGGTGGGTGCTTTTGCAGCTGGAGGCAGTGCTGCTTCCCCATCCGTTTGCCGAGGCCAGATGCTGCAAAGCAGCGACACAGTGTTGACAGCGCCCGCCAAGTGCGGGGCCTGTGGGTGGGGCTGGTGCTTTAGCTTCTGTGTCAGGGCAAGGTGTGGCTCAAGTGGAATAGTTGCTGTGGAATAATTCCCTCTGTAGCTGTGTGTATCTGATGATGAAAACTATGCTTCAGGTGCAGGCTCTGGTGTGGGGCAGGTAATGCCTGCGGGCAGGATGCAGGCAAGAgttcctgcagccctgggaaatTGCTCGATTTTTCTGCCTGCTCCATTATGACTGTTGTAACCTCAAAATCACAGGGTGTTTTATAGGCCAAGGTAAATGAGCGCTTGCTGAGGTCTctgctggagcagccagctgcagTCCCCGATGCAAAACCCCAGAGTGCAGAGAGTGCAGCGTTGCACCTCGTCTCACATGGGAGGTGTGCTGTATCTCTGGTAAGGCCTGACCCTCCGCACCTTCTGATGCAGGGGGCTTCTgccttcccaggggctgcagtgcAGCCACGCTGCCTCTGTCCCCTCTGTGCAGGGGTGGTGAGGGATGGAACGAGCTGTAGATCCTTCAGACAGTACCGCTGCAGTGCTTACCATGCTGCCAGCCCCACTGACACCTTTGCACCAGTGACTGTGGTGGTCAGCAGAGGTTTCCTACTGGTTTGTAGCCCATCAAGGGAGGCAGTGACAGCCCTCTGAGCACTCCAGGGTGGAGACCACAGTTCCCgttgctgctgtttctctgctcCAGGACAGCGTGCTGTTGCTTTGAGCCCCTTGCCTGGCAGAGCTCACTGCCCTGTGGGGGTGGAGCAGGCCATGAGACACTTCTGGCTGTTGGAGGTAATCCTGTGGGGAGCAGGGATTAGGTGTCAGGTCAGTTTGGTTCCCCAGCCTGATCTGGAAGGAGGTTTTGGCTGCGGACACTGGTAGCTTGTGCTGGAATGGGAATGCTAAAGTGCAGCTGGGCTGTGTGGTTCTCTTGTTACAGCAGAATTTGTTTGAATGGTTTGAGCATGACCAAACATCAGGTTCTCCCTGTCTGATCAAGGCAGGACTCTTCTGCATGCCTGGAGGCTGAGGGCCCGGTGCGCTGAGCAGGGGCACACAGCCCGGTTACCACAAGCTCGACACTGAGACATGCCTCAAAGCAGCGCTGTCTGTGCAGTGCAGCGATGTTGTGTTGCTTCTACTGGGGTGCTGGTTAGACTGAGATATGGTGGTGTGGCCCAGAGCAGTGGTGCTGGGAGCTGACTTGCTGTGGTGCCCCAGGCAGCGTTCCAGGGAAGGGAGAGGTGtgaggaagcagaggaggaaaatgaacagCACATGCAGGATGCCTAGACAGAGGTTCAGGGGATAAAGAGGTGGCGTTTGAGATTTTGGGCATCAGCGTGCTGGCCCATGCTCTGAGATAACGGAATGACAGACCTGCCTGCACTTTGCTTCTCTGCCCACCAGTGTCTCACCCTGAGCTCGAGCAGGCTGAGACTGCCCAGGAGAAGGACTCAGAGGAGGGTAAGTCAAGGTGTGCGTCAGCTGTCAGTGCATGGCCATGGAGTGCCCTTGCCGAGGGATCTGAAACTCTCACATTGTCGTTGTCCCATGCTCAAGTGTTGAGCAGAACTAACCTGAGTGCTCCTTGCCACAGCGTTTGTTTTAACAGGATGCAGTCTTCCCAGGGGCCTGGAAGGATGCACATGGCTGGGAAGGGCTTGTCTGCAAGGAAGAGGCCCTCAGCACATGGCAGGCTGCTTCTGACGCAGGTGTCATGGTGCTGCTGAGCACATCTGTCCTGCTTGTTTctgagcagggagctgggctgggctgggaaaaTCCCAATCCATGTCACCCAGTGAGTGCTGATGACTGTTTCTGCCTTGATCCAGGTCTGCTTTGAGGGCAGATGGAGTAGGATACCCTTATGCCACAGAGGGCAGAATTAACCTGACTGAAATTAAGGTGATATAAATCACCTTTTTGCCTTGAAGACTTCAGAACACCGCAGGGCCAGACCTGGAGCCTGGCAGGCACCTGGTGGGCGTTCTACCTGCAGTGGAGTGACACTGCCACACCATTTTCTTCCTGGATGTGGCCTTCTTGCCCGGCTGGCCAGGCAACCACCCGTGTTTCAGTCGTGGTAACAGTGCTCACCTGGCAGGAGTACAGTGCTTTCGTGGTAGCAGCTGGGCTGCTCAGTTTGCATATGCAAAGAGGAAGTGGCAATTTCTGGTTGTGGGCAGAGTCCACTTGAATCCCCAGAGTAATTCTGTGGCTTCCTCGTTCCCTGGGGAAAGCAGCAATTGCTTTGTAGTTGGCAGGAGCCACCCCTTCTTCCCAGCCACTGCTGCTGCACGTGATGGGGCTGAGAGCAGCGCTGCCTTTCTGATCTCTCTAGTTCCCACCAGCATTCACCTGCCCTGCCACAACTTGTGCTCTTGTTTGTGGCCTGTCTGATGAGAGCAGGTTGCAAGCTTCCTGTTTGATTGGCATGACCTGTGTTCCCTGCGTCGACCTCCTTGAACTGAGCGTGCATTCAGGCTCTCGTTCCCCAGCCAAGGCGTGGGCACTGCAGGCTCGTGCCCCAGCAAGTGTGTGAcacttccctccctcttcctagAGCTGCTGCTGGACTGGAAGCAGAACGCTGATGAGATCATCGTCAAGCTGAACTTGGGCAGCGGAGCTCTGAAGGTGGAGGATGTGGATGCTGCTTTCACTGACACGGACTGTGTGGTCAAACTACCAGGTATGGGGAGTGGAGGGACTGCTGCAGATGTTTCGTCAGCTGGGCTCGGCGCAGCTAGAAGTGGGGCTGATCCAGGCAGGCATAAAACTTTTCCTTCAGAGGCAGTGCCCCGCTGTCAGCTGGCACAGCTTcagccagcaggcagggctgATACAAGAGCAGTGTAAAAGAAGAAGAGTGTAGAGCtgaggagggcaggagctggcctCTGCGCCAAGCGAGCAAGTGCCCACTGCTGCGCTGGTGCATCTCTGTCCCCTGCTTGCTAGGGTGACTGAGTCAGTCATGGGTATCCCTTGGAAAAGCGACCATGCCCCTGAGGGCAGAGAGGCCCAGGGCCTTCCCTCTGGGAAGGAGGCCAGCCAGATGTACAAAGCAAATCCAGGAAAGCTGGCATTACCCTGAAGGCTCCTGGGGTATGgtggcagcctgcctgcagcatccTTGGCTCTGGATGAGCGTTCCCTTGATCCCTGAGGCAGGTGAAAGGGGGCTGTGGGTTAGGTGACAGCTCTCTGGAGCGCTGCCTGAGGTGCCTGTCCCCCTCTGCTTGCAGACGGGCGCCAGTGGAGCTGTCAGTTCTATGAGGAGATTGAGAGCTCCTGCAGCAAGGTCCAGTGCAAGAAGGGCGACTTTCTACAGCTTGTGCTTCAGAAGAAGATCCCGCTGCATACCTGGTCTTCGCTTCTGGTGAGAAGGGGAGGATTTACCTTTTGAGGAGCTTACGGAGCCCGGGGGAGCTGGGGTGAGGGTTTCACTCCCTGCTCTTGAGCTGCTGAGGGAGCAATGTGGGGCACATCCTGCATCCACGTGCTTCCAGAGGCCACTGCCTCTGTGCCTTGCCTCTGTCCCAGGGAGGGCAATGTCATCGTACCCCTGTTCCTGCCTGCCCCACACTCTCCAGGTTTTGGAGCAGAGCCCTAGCGCATTTGGGGAAGGGCGAGTGAGGGTGAGGGGCTGACAAAGAGCATGAGAGGTGCTGCTGCCTGGATACCTTCCCACTGTGCTGCACTGCTtttcacagaagagaaggaaagatggaTCCAAAGAGCTGACCAAAGGGGCTGCATGCTGGGAGAACGGGAAGGAGaaggctgcttctgcagagctggcCCCTGAAGAGCTGAGGGCTGAAGGCACAGAGACACCGAGGTCCCGGCGGGAGCCTTCCAACCCCAAGCGCGCTCCGGGAAGAAGCGAGGCCCTGGGAGGGAAaagcccagccagcccagggacacAGAGCGGCCCCAGCGCCAAGCGGGCAGTATACCTCAAAGTGGCTCCCACTGAAGAGGGGCCAAATGCCAGAGTCACTGGGAGCATGGAGCCCAGCAAAGGGCACAGCGGGAGGGCAGGCAGCCGCCGCAATGGCAGAGCCAGCCAGGTCGATGGGCCTACAGCCCTCACAGACCTCGCACCGCCACTGGAGAAGGTACTTAGCACCCAGCCAAACGGGGCACCCCTGCTTCTCAGCCCCCGTGCAGAGGATGCTGCTTGCACAGGGACCCATCAATGCCGACGAGATGGGCTCCGGTGTTCTGTGGGGGTTGGCATGGGCCTGGCTGTGGTGGAGAAGAGGGTGACATGGGGACCCTGCAGTTGCTGGGCTGAGCGTGTGCTCTGGTGCTAAGGAGGCTGAGCCGAGCATGGGATGTGTGGGGGAAATGGGTGGCATGGGGCTGTGCCTGCCTGTCTGGCAGGAGTCACAGCGGATGAGCCAGGGCAGCTTGGGGGTGATGGTGTCTGTTTTTTACCATGTCCCTCTGTTTTGAAaggccgtggttttggccaaggAGACCGTTCCTGTGGAGATGCCACCTCTCACGGCTACCACAGAGGTGTTCCCCCACCGTGTTGCCACCTGTGTGGAGAAGAGGgtcctgcagccaggcagccctGCCGAGGCCTTGCGGGGCCGGGACTGTACAGCTGTCCTGGGAGAGAGCTCTAAGGCTGTCCCAGTGGCCACCCCTCCCCTGGGCAGAGACAGTGAGAAGAGGGACTGGTCCAAGGATGACGTGGCTCTGGAAGCAGCAGCTGATGGTGAGTGGCTGGAGCCCAGCGGTCAGCCTGGTTGGGAAAGTTCATCTGCTCAGGACCTCTCCTGGGTcagcctgcagtgctgcctcgGCGCGCAAAGAAGGTAATATCTCTCTCCATGGCTTTCCTTGCTCAGAGCCAGAGCCTGTTGTGAGCCTGACCTTTGTCAAGAATGACTCATACGAGAAGGGAAATGACCTGGTGGTGGTGCACGTCTACGTGAAGGAGATCCACAAGGAGACATCCAAGGTGTTGTTCCGGGAGCAAGACTTCACGCTGCTGTTCCAGACGAGGTACCGACATGCCTCGGGACAGTGCCAAGCTGCTGCGGAGCTCCGGACTATGGCCGGGTTACTTGTTCGTTCACTTCTTCTCACTCGCTCCCAATTTCTTTGCAGCGACACAAACTTCCTTCGCCTCCATCCTGGCTGTGGGCCTCACACAGTGTTCCGGTGGCAGGTGAAACTCAGGTATGGCTTCTATCCTTCTAGCCCACACCAGGGCAAGGGTGCTGAGAGTgcagagctggagcaggagccagTCCTGGCTGGCACGTCTGTGCAAGGAACGCTCATTTCTGCACCTGGGGGTCTCCCTTACGCCATGCTGCACTAATGCCCCAAGCCCAGGCTGCCTTGGCTCTGTGTGGTGGCTTGCAGGGGAGGAAATCCCAGTGCCTCCTTGCCTGCAGTTCCCCCCAGCCCGTTCCGGAGCTCTTGGGGATGGAGCCAGACCAGCCTATGTGCATTTGGGGTGGGCTGTCCAGTGGGAGGGGCATGTGGAGCCAAGCAGAATGAATCTGCCAGGAAGGGGGCCCTCTGTGTGCTCAATGTTATCCAGGCTCAAGGGTTTCTGCCCTTGTTTGCCAGGCCCACCTCAGGGTTGGTGCTAACTGGGTCCCTAATGCCTGGCGTCCATGGCACTACCTTGCAGAGGCTTTGGCATGTCTGAGGCTGCTGGGGGGTCTGGGGCACCCCTGACTTGCTGGGTGTCTTGCAGGAACCTTATTGATCCGGACCAGTGCACATACAACTTCATGGTGTCTCGCATCGACGTCTGCCTGAAGAAACGCCAGAGCCAGcgctggggggggctggaggcTCCAGCCACACGAGGTCTGCACCCTGCCTTTTTGTCTTGCCTGCCTGCTGCACCCTAGCAGGGCATGGGCCCTCCTCACTCCTGGCAGCAGCCAGATCGTGCCAGATTGTCCGGTGCAGGgttgtggggaaggaggggggctTAGTGGGTGTAGGCAGGAGAGGTTTAGGGCAAGGCAAGCCAAGCCAAGCTCTAGGGGAAGGGCATTGCTGTTCCCCTTGTTCATGGGGAAGAGGCATAGGAGAGAGCCTGTGTGCGAGCATGGACCAAGTGGCTCAGCCCCGCCGTGGGCAGCGCATGGTGCTGCTAACCACAGGCccacccttccccctttttaAGGTGCAGTGGGTGGTGCAAAGGTTGCCATGCCTACAGGCCCTACCCCTCTGGACAAGAACCCCCCTGGCAGTAACCAGCATCCCCTGTCCAGCAAGGAGGAGGCCCGAGCCAGCGACAAAGAGAAACCGCGTGTGGAAGATGGGAGTCTGGATGGTGTGGCAGCTCGTACAGCCCCAGAGCATGTGGCAGTGAAGCAAGAGCCCCACATCCCCTCGGTGAGTAGGTCTGCATGGGGTTTGACCtgggcagggggaaaggggggccCACTTGTCCATCTTGTGGGACTCCACCTCCCTGGTGTTGCTTTGGGGACTGGCAGACTGTTTCTGGAAGAGAAGGCAGCACTCCTCAGTCATAGCTGGCAGGACTGGGGGCAGCAATTGGCCTGTCTGTCCCAGTCCTGGTGGGAGATGGCATGATGGCTCCAGCCCAGCCATGTCTGAGGGATGCCTTGGCTTTTGGTTTCCTCCGGTGTTCCCAGAGAGACCCCCCGAGCGCAGCACTCTCACACCCTCCTCTTCTTTGGCAGCCCAAACCGACGTGCATGGTGCCACCAATGACACACAGCCCTGTGAGCACTGAGAGTGTGGAGGATGATGAGGATGAGGACGAGAAGAAGAAGGTGTGCCTGCCCGGCTTCACAGGGCTGGTGAACCTTGGCAACACCTGCTTCATGAATAGCGTCATCCAGTCCCTGTCCAACACCCGGGAGCTGCGCGACTACTTCCATGGTGAGCCCACACTGAGAGTCCAGCAGAGCCCTGTCACTCGGATGGTGCAGCCGGTGGCACCCTCGCTCTCCTGTGTCTCTTACAGATCGGTCCTTTGAGTCGGAAATCAACTATAACAACCCCCTGGGGACTGGGGGACGCCTGGCCATTGGCTTTGCCATGCTGCTGCGAGCGCTGTGGAAGGGCACACAccatgccttccagccctctAAACTAAAGGTAGGGCCGCAGTCACCAGCACTGCCGTGAGTCCCCACCACTCTTCTGTGGGCACCTGGATGCCCTGCTGGTGCCACTGAGAGCTaggtgggtgtgggtgggtgcAGCCAGGCTTTGTGTGTCGGACTGGCAGTGCTGCCAGGGGGCTGCTGACCAGCTCTGACTACTGTGCTCTCCCCAGGCAATCGTGGCCAGCAAGGCCAGTCAGTTCACTGGCTATGCCCAGCATGATGCTCAGGAGTTCATGGCCTTCCTACTTGATGGCCTGCACGAGGACCTCAACCGCATCCAGAACAAGCCCTATACAGAAACTGTTGACTCAGATGGGAGGCCCGACGAGGTGAGGATGTCCTTCCCCAAAGCCACTGGGAGAGCAGCCCTAGCCTGGGTGGTTTAGCATAGTGCTGACCCCTCTTTCCCCATAGGTGGTAGCTGAGGAGGCCTGGCAACGACACAAGATGAGGAACGACTCTTTCATTGTGGACCTTTTCCAGGGCCAGTACAAATCCAAGCTGGTGTGCCCAGTGTGTTCCAAGGTAGGGCAGCCCTTGGAGGGTCTGTTCCTGTCCTGGCTGTGCAGCAGCAGGCTTCTGACCCTCAGAGAGCACAGGTCACAGGGCAAGGCTCGATCTCAGGTcttctggggctgctgccccactGATCTCAGCCACAAGCACTTCCCACAACTGAATGTGCTCTCGCATCTGCAGGTGTCTATCACCTTCGACCCCTTCCTGTACCTCCCTGTGCCTCTCCCACAAAAGCAGAAGGTGCTGACTGTCTACTACTTTGCAAAGGAGCCGCACAAGAAACCGATCAAGGTAAAGGACACAGTCTGCTCTGGGGTAGGAGCCTGAGAGGGCTCCTGGAGATGCCCCAGGCAGCTGGTTGTGTGCCAGCAGGCTGAGCCTTGTGTTAAGGGCCCGCATGCCTTGGTGTGGTGTGACTGATGGGGCACTTTCTTGCTGGCAGTTCCTTGTGAGTATCAGCAAGGAGAACTCCAGTGCCATGGAGGTACTCGACTCGGTGGCCCACAGTGTGCATGTGAAACCAGAGAACCTGCGCCTGGCAGAGGTAAGAGTGCTCCAGCTGGGGAGCAAGCCGTGGGCTGCTCTTGTGGGCACCCTGGttcccacagctctgcagggaatATGGCCACTGACAGTCGCTTGCCATATGCCGCATATCCATGGGACAGATTTTGTCATGGGTGGCAGTGTCCTGCACAGGGTGCTGCCAAGCGGAGCCCTGCTAGGAGGGCTGGGCCACTGCAGGAGAGCAAGGGGTGTCCATCCTCCCCTGGTGGGTTGGTGAGCCGAGCACAGCATCCCTGTGGTGCTGCTGTCCCCGCAGCTCACTGTGGGGCTGAGATCTGTGGCTTTCTCAGGAGATGAAGTATGGGGCAGCCCTCACATGGTCTTGCTCCACTGCTTTCCTGCCAGGTGATCAAGAATCGCTTCCACCGCATGTTCCTGCCATCCAACTCGTTGGACACAGTCTCCCCCACAGACCTGCTGCTCTGCTTCGAGgtgctgtccccagagctggcCAAGGAGCGGGTGGTGGAGCTGCAGGTCCAGCAGGTAAGAAGGGATATTGGGACTGCCTGGAGGCATGCAGAGAGGCTGAGCCTGCGAGTGGGGCTGAGCAGGAGGGGGAGAGTTGCACACAAGAGTGACTAGCTGCGTTGAGCATGGATGCCCACTGGAGCTACCTTGTCCTGCCTGGGTGCCCTTCCCTGACCAATGGGTCCTTTCTCCTACAGCGTCCGCAGGTGCCCAGCGGCCCCATCGCCAAGTGTGCTGCCTGCCAGAAGAAGCAACTGCCTGAGGATGAGAAGCTCAGGCGCTGCACGAGGTGCTATCGAGTCGGTTACTGCAACGTGTGAGTTGACTTGGCGCATGGCAGGGAGGGATGATCTCCTGCCTTGAAGGGTTAGATGGGAGAGCTCAGTCCACTGGGAGGAGGTGGGATGGGTCTGGTCTTTGGGAGGGAGCCAGTCTGGCTGGTGGTGTTCCCCTTGTCCCCAGCACATCCCTCTGGCCCTGCCAAGCTCCTGCCCGGGGTGGACGCGGATGCTGGGTTCACCTGGGACTCTGTGTTACAGGGCATGTCAGAAAACACACTGGCCAGACCACAAGGCTTTGTGCCGCCCAGAGAACATCGGTTTCCCCTTCCTCATCAGTGTGCCGGAGTCCCGCCTGACCTATGCccgcctggcccagctgctggagggctATGCAAGGTGAGGGTCCAGGGAAGGAGGGTGTTTCTGCCCCGGAGCTGAGCTTGGCCCTGTGCCTGTCTGTCTCTGACTGTCACCTCCTTGCCCAGGTACTCGGTCAGCGTGTTCCAGCCTCCATTCCAGCTGGGACGGATGTCaccagagcaggggctgcagcctctgctcccggACAAGCTGGAGCCCCTGGCAAAGAGCAGCTGTgcagcagccacctctgcccctgagctgggggacggggacagggcttCCAGCCTCCTGCAGGAGCCCCCGCTCTCGCCAGCTCTGCCAGAGCTGCACCCGGAGCTGGGGGACACTGGCACTGTCCGGAGCAAGGTCCTGGCAGCCAGGAGTTCTCTGCTGAGCTTGGATTCGGGCTTCTCCGAGCACATGGAGTCGCAGGGCGACAGCTGTTGCGAGAAGGAGCCGTCCTATGAGAGAGCCCTCAAGCCAGAAGGTAAGAGATGTTGCGGTGATAACCGTGTCTGTGCTGGCAGCCCCAAGACAAAACAAGAGCAATTCTCCCTCCTTGGGG
This genomic window contains:
- the USP19 gene encoding ubiquitin carboxyl-terminal hydrolase 19 isoform X8, yielding MSSSTNAPGQRRVSRGLDDAANKKKQKDRANQESKEVSHPELEQAETAQEKDSEEELLLDWKQNADEIIVKLNLGSGALKVEDVDAAFTDTDCVVKLPDGRQWSCQFYEEIESSCSKVQCKKGDFLQLVLQKKIPLHTWSSLLKRRKDGSKELTKGAACWENGKEKAASAELAPEELRAEGTETPRSRREPSNPKRAPGRSEALGGKSPASPGTQSGPSAKRAVYLKVAPTEEGPNARVTGSMEPSKGHSGRAGSRRNGRASQVDGPTALTDLAPPLEKAVVLAKETVPVEMPPLTATTEVFPHRVATCVEKRVLQPGSPAEALRGRDCTAVLGESSKAVPVATPPLGRDSEKRDWSKDDVALEAAADEPEPVVSLTFVKNDSYEKGNDLVVVHVYVKEIHKETSKVLFREQDFTLLFQTSDTNFLRLHPGCGPHTVFRWQVKLRNLIDPDQCTYNFMVSRIDVCLKKRQSQRWGGLEAPATRGAVGGAKVAMPTGPTPLDKNPPGSNQHPLSSKEEARASDKEKPRVEDGSLDGVAARTAPEHVAVKQEPHIPSPKPTCMVPPMTHSPVSTESVEDDEDEDEKKKVCLPGFTGLVNLGNTCFMNSVIQSLSNTRELRDYFHDRSFESEINYNNPLGTGGRLAIGFAMLLRALWKGTHHAFQPSKLKAIVASKASQFTGYAQHDAQEFMAFLLDGLHEDLNRIQNKPYTETVDSDGRPDEVVAEEAWQRHKMRNDSFIVDLFQGQYKSKLVCPVCSKVSITFDPFLYLPVPLPQKQKVLTVYYFAKEPHKKPIKFLVSISKENSSAMEVLDSVAHSVHVKPENLRLAEVIKNRFHRMFLPSNSLDTVSPTDLLLCFEVLSPELAKERVVELQVQQRPQVPSGPIAKCAACQKKQLPEDEKLRRCTRCYRVGYCNVACQKTHWPDHKALCRPENIGFPFLISVPESRLTYARLAQLLEGYARYSVSVFQPPFQLGRMSPEQGLQPLLPDKLEPLAKSSCAAATSAPELGDGDRASSLLQEPPLSPALPELHPELGDTGTVRSKVLAARSSLLSLDSGFSEHMESQGDSCCEKEPSYERALKPEGDNPLELTDDCSLALVWKNNERLKEFVLVESKELECVEDPGSASEAARAGHFTLEQCLNLFTKPEVLAPEEAWYCPKCKQHREASKQLMLWRLPNVLIIQLKRFSFRSFIWRDKINDMVDFPVRSLDLSKFCIGRKGEQQLPMYDLYAVINHYGGMIGGHYTAYARLPNDKNSQRSDVGWRLFDDSTVTTVDESQVVTRYAYVLFYRRRNSPVERPLPGHPADHRAERTPSAEAAASQASLIWQELEAEEQELQLEAPQRPARNSWRPRGQKWSPGTPQHPDEGCVRYFVLATTAAIVALFLNVFYPLIYQTRWR
- the USP19 gene encoding ubiquitin carboxyl-terminal hydrolase 19 isoform X10, which produces MSSSTNAPGQRRVSRGLDDAANKKKQKDRANQESKEVSHPELEQAETAQEKDSEEELLLDWKQNADEIIVKLNLGSGALKVEDVDAAFTDTDCVVKLPDGRQWSCQFYEEIESSCSKVQCKKGDFLQLVLQKKIPLHTWSSLLRRKDGSKELTKGAACWENGKEKAASAELAPEELRAEGTETPRSRREPSNPKRAPGRSEALGGKSPASPGTQSGPSAKRAVYLKVAPTEEGPNARVTGSMEPSKGHSGRAGSRRNGRASQVDGPTALTDLAPPLEKAVVLAKETVPVEMPPLTATTEVFPHRVATCVEKRVLQPGSPAEALRGRDCTAVLGESSKAVPVATPPLGRDSEKRDWSKDDVALEAAADEPEPVVSLTFVKNDSYEKGNDLVVVHVYVKEIHKETSKVLFREQDFTLLFQTSDTNFLRLHPGCGPHTVFRWQVKLRNLIDPDQCTYNFMVSRIDVCLKKRQSQRWGGLEAPATRGAVGGAKVAMPTGPTPLDKNPPGSNQHPLSSKEEARASDKEKPRVEDGSLDGVAARTAPEHVAVKQEPHIPSPKPTCMVPPMTHSPVSTESVEDDEDEDEKKKVCLPGFTGLVNLGNTCFMNSVIQSLSNTRELRDYFHDRSFESEINYNNPLGTGGRLAIGFAMLLRALWKGTHHAFQPSKLKAIVASKASQFTGYAQHDAQEFMAFLLDGLHEDLNRIQNKPYTETVDSDGRPDEVVAEEAWQRHKMRNDSFIVDLFQGQYKSKLVCPVCSKVSITFDPFLYLPVPLPQKQKVLTVYYFAKEPHKKPIKFLVSISKENSSAMEVLDSVAHSVHVKPENLRLAEVIKNRFHRMFLPSNSLDTVSPTDLLLCFEVLSPELAKERVVELQVQQRPQVPSGPIAKCAACQKKQLPEDEKLRRCTRCYRVGYCNVACQKTHWPDHKALCRPENIGFPFLISVPESRLTYARLAQLLEGYARYSVSVFQPPFQLGRMSPEQGLQPLLPDKLEPLAKSSCAAATSAPELGDGDRASSLLQEPPLSPALPELHPELGDTGTVRSKVLAARSSLLSLDSGFSEHMESQGDSCCEKEPSYERALKPEAAIPGYQHTPDSLSARATQFYINKIDAANREHKLEDKGDNPLELTDDCSLALVWKNNERLKEFVLVESKELECVEDPGSASEAARAGHFTLEQCLNLFTKPEVLAPEEAWYCPKCKQHREASKQLMLWRLPNVLIIQLKRFSFRSFIWRDKINDMVDFPVRSLDLSKFCIGRKGEQQLPMYDLYAVINHYGGMIGGHYTAYARLPNDKNSQRSDVGWRLFDDSTVTTVDESQVVTRYAYVLFYRRRNSPVERPLPGHPADHRAERTPSAEAAASQGLPPVPFGSGLAPEGAPALAAEGLPERFASPAERPAPSYSSMEEVD